AAACCGAATTAATCTACCAAGCCTATCATTTCGCCGATGAAGCGCACGCTGATCAGTTTCGCCTGAGTGGCGAGCCCTATATCTGTCATCCCATTGAAGTCGCGTTGATTCTGGCGCAGGAAATGCGCATGGACGTCAACGGCATTGTAGCGGCCATTTTGCATGATGTGATCGAAGATACGCCCGTCACCAAGGATCAATTGCAGGAAATGTTTGGAGGCGAGGTGGCTAATCTGGTGGACGGCGTCACCAAACTGACACGGCTCGATTGCAAATCCAAAATGGAAGCCCAGGCCGAAAGCGTCCGCAAAATGATGCTGGCCATGGCCAACGATTTGCGGGTGATTTTGGTCAAATTGGCAGACCGCTTGCATAACATGCGTACCTTGGGTCCCATGCCTGCCGACCGCCGCCGCCGGATTGCCCGGGAGACCTTGGATATTTATGCTCCCCTGGCCAACCGTCTGGGGATGAACCGGATTCGGCTGGAGCTGGAAGAGCTTGCCATGAACGCCATGTATCCCTTGCGTTACCGGGCCTTGAGCCAGGCGGTCAAAAGGGCGCGGGGTAACCGCAAGGAGGTTATTGGCAATATCGAAGAGGCCATCCGCAATCGTTTGCGCGAAGCAGGCCTATCCTGCGAGGTCAACAGCCGGGAAAAGCACATCTACAGCATCTACAACAAGATGCGCACCAAAGGCTTGTCGTTTAATCAGGTATTTGATGTCTACGCCGTGCGCATCATCACCGATAGCGTGGATGAATGCTACCGGGTGCTGGGGTTGATGCACGGCTTGTATAAACCCATCCCTGGACGATTCAAGGACTATATCGCCTTGCCCAAGGATAATGGCTATCAATCGTTGCATACGGTGTTGGTGGGACCTTATGGGTTGCCCGTGGAGGTGCAAATCCGCACCCGCGATATGCATCGGGTGGCGGAAAGCGGTATCGCCGCCCACTGGCTCTACAAGAAGGAAGTGGATGACGATGGTTACGGCCCAAAAGCCCGTGCTTATGCCTGGGTCAAGGAATTTCTCGAGCATCAGCAAAGCGAAGGCAGTTCTCTGGAGTTTATCGATAACCTGAAAGTCGACCTGTTTCCTTCGGAAATCTACGTTTTCACGCCCGATGGGGATATCGTCAAATTGCCCCAAGGCGCCACGGCCCTGGATTTTGCCTATGCGGTGCATACCGAGATTGGCAATGCCTGTGTCGGCGCCCGGGTCAATGGCCAACTGGTGCCGCTGCATTCCGCCCTTTACAACGGTCAAACCGTGGAGGTGGTCACCAAGGAATGGGCCAAACCCAATCCATCCTGGTTGAATTACGTGGTTACCGCCAAGGCGCGGTCGGCCATTCGAAGTTATTTACGCAATCTCAAAACCCAGGAAGCGGTCCGGCTGGGAAAGAGAATGTTGGAGGCGGAACTGCGCAAGCTTGATGCTTCCCTGGATACCTTACCCCCCGAGCAAGTGGCAGAGAAGATCAAAGCCATGGGTTTCGAGCACATCGAGCAATTGCTGGAAGAAATCGGCCTTGGGAATCGAATGGCGCTATTGGTGGCCCGGCAGTTGGTGTCCGAACAGGAAGGGCTGGATGTCGCCCTGGATGACAGTTGCGGCAGCGGCGTGCCTTTGATTATTAAGGGCACGGAAGGGATGGTGGTGAGTCTGGCCAAGTGTTGCCGGCCGATTCCCGGCGACAGCATCATCGGGTTTTTCAATCCGGGCAAGGGACTGGTGGTGCACCGCAGTGAATGTAACAATGTGGTTGAATTTCAGAAGAAGAACGTGACCTGGATCCCGGCGGAATGGGATGATCACGTGGAAAGCGAATTTTCCGTGGATCTGTGGGTGGTGTTGTTTGACCAACGGGGCACTTTGGCCCGGGTCGCTTCCACCATTGCCGAATGTGACGCCAATATCGAGAATTTTGTAGTCACCCAGCAAGACAGCCACACCAGCACCGACGTGATTACGATTTCCGTGAAGGACAGGGTGCATTTGGCAAAGCTCATCCGCCGCCTCCGGCAATTGGATGTGGTATTGAAAATTCAGCGGGTCAAGTCAAGATAACCAGCCTTCCAAGTTTCTGTTTTGTTATGACCAAGGAAATCATCTCCACCCCCGACGCGCCCCAAGCCATTGGCACCTATTCCCAGGCTGTCAAGATCGATGGCGTGGTTTATCTGTCAGGCCAGATTCCCCTGGATCCTGAAACCATGACGTTGGTGGAGGGGAGCATTGAGGTCCAAATCCGCCGGGTTTTCGACAATCTGCAGGCGGTTTGCCAGGCGGCGGGCGGCAGTCTCAATGATATCGTCAAGCTAACCGTTTATTTGCGGAATCTGGACCACTTCCCGCAGGTCAACGAAATCATGGCCACCTATTTCAGCCAGCCGTATCCTGCCCGTGCCGCTGTGGGGGTTTCCGCCTTGCCCAAGGGCGCCGGGGTGGAAATGGATGCGGTAATGGTGCTGGAATAAACCCAATGGCGGCAGTCTCTGCTGCCTTCCCGCCGGTGCTTTCCCTGAAAGGCGCCGGTCCCGCCCTGGCAGCCAAGCTTCAGCGTCTTGGTGTGATGGACGTGCGGGATTTGGTGCTGCTGGCGCCGCTGCGCTACGAGGACCGCTCCAAGATCCTCCCCATCGCTTCCGCCAGTCAAGGTAAATGCTTGATTGAAGGGGAAGTGGTGCTGACCGATATCACGGGCAGAAGCCGGCCTATGCTGGTTTGCCGATTGTGTGACTCCAGCGGTAGTCTGGATCTCAGGTTCTTTCATTTCAACGCCGGTATGCGCAACCGGTTGATACCGGGCACACGCTGGCGCTGTTTCGGAGAGGTGAAGGTATCCTCTTTCGGCAAGGAGATGATTCATCCCCAAATGGAGCCCGCCGATGCTTCGTTGCCCGGGATTGTGCCCATCTATCCCGCCGTGGCCGGGGTGACGCAAAAAGTATTGCGGCGCTTGATTGGTCAAGCGCTGACCTTGTTTGAATCCCATCCGCAGTGGCTGCCTTGCGTTTCACCAGTGTCGGAACAGGCAGCCATGACAACATTGCAGGCATTGAAATTCCTCCATCAACCACCGGCTGAAGCTGAGGTCGTGCTGCTCAATTCCGGCAGCCACCCGGTTCAACAGCGGTTGGCGTGGGAGGAACTGCTGGCCCATCACTTGAGCCTGCAAAGTTTGCAAGACTTCCGGCAAACCGGCCAGGGGCCTAAAATGGAAGCCCCGTCATTTCTAATAGACACATTTCTCTCTTCACTGCCTTTTCCATTGACCGATGCCCAGCGCCGGGTATTTGCGGAAATTCAGGCGAATCTGGGTTCGGGGCGTCCCATGGGCAGGTTGGTGCAAGGGGATGTGGGGTGTGGCAAAACCGTGGTGGCGGCCTTGGCGGCCTTGGTCAGTCACGGGAGTGGATATCAAACCGTATTGATGGTGCCCACCGAATTACTGGCGGAACAGCATTTCCAGACCTGGCGGCAGTGGTTGTCGCCCCTGGAAATCGAAGTGCATTTGCTCACTTCCAAAATGAGCGGGAAAGACCGTCGTCAAGTTCTGGCCGCCATGAAAGACTCCTCCAAAGCTGTTTTTATTGGCACCCATGCCTTGTTTCAGCGGGAAGTCCATTTTGCCCGGCTTGGGCTGGTGATTGTCGATGAACAGCACCGCTTTGGCGTGGACCAGCGCCTGACTTTGAAAGCCAAGGGGGAACAGGTAATTCCCCATTATTTGGTGATGACGGCGACGCCCATTCCCCGCACATTGGCCATGCTCCGTTACGGAGATATGGCGGTATCGGTGATAGATCAACTGCCGCCCGGCCGCCAGCCGGTAGAGACCCGGGTGATGAGTCAGAAAAGAAGGGAGGAATTGATTGCCCGGCTGCAGACCTGGATCAAACAGGGGCGCCAAGCCTATTGGGTATGCACCTTGATTGAAGAATCCGAAGCGCTCGATTGCGAGGCCGCGGAAGATACCGCTTCTGCTCTCCAGTCCAGCCTGCCTGGTGTCCGTATCGGTTTGGTGCATGGCAGAATGAAACCGGTGGAAAAGGAGCAGGTAATGACTGCTTTCAAGCAGGGAGAGATAGACCTGCTGGTGGCGACGACAGTGATTGAGGTGGGAGTGGATGTGCCCAATGCCGGCCTGATGGTCATTGACAACGCCGAGCGTCTCGGGCTGGCCCAGCTGCATCAACTTCGGGGCCGGGTAGGGAGAGGACCCGGTCAAAGCTATTGTATCTTGTTATACAAGCCCCCTTTAACAGACATTGCCCGGCAGCGTTTGGACTTTGTGCGCCAATGCAACGACGGTTTTGCCTTGGCGGAGAAGGATCTCGAACTGCGGGGCCCAGGGGAAGTGCTTGGTACTCGCCAAAGCGGGGCGTTGCAGTTTAAAATGGCCGACCCTGTGCGCGATCAGAATTTGCTGCTTAAAGTTCAGAAAGATGCCAAAGCGCTACGGGAGCACGAAGGCGCATCTATTCCAACTTTGTTGAAATTTTGGCTGGGGGATGGCAACCAATATGCCGATGTTTGAAAATGTTTCATAGTTGTTTGCTGAGGGAAGATCCTCTTTGGCGGGATGATCGGTTGCCAAAAACCTCCGGCATTCCTGGCGGGATTCGCAGTTGGCTTGAAGAATCCGCTTCTTTAACCGCCCGGTTGCGGGCCGCTACCGGCGAAATCCGGGTGGAAGTTAAAAAACAAGGTTGGGGGAGGCCGTTTTTAAGTGAGGCCAGTCAATTGGGGCTGCCTTGGGGCCGGTTGGCCTGGGTTCGGGAAATCATTTTATCAGGTGCTGGCCGGCCCTTGTTGCTGGCGCGCACAATAGCCCCGCAATCGACATTGGCTGGCGCGGGCAGTCAATTTACCCGGTTGGGAACACGCCCTTTGGGAGAAGTGTTGTTTACAAGCCCGTATATTTGGCGGGAGCGGCTTGAATGGACTCGTTTGCCTGCCGGGATATGGAAACTGCCCGGCTTGCAGCCTTTGCCCCAGTGGGGGCGGCGGGCATTATACCGCGTGAGTGGTCGTCCTTTACTGGTGAGTGAATTCTTTATGCCAAGTGTTTTTTCTCTGGAGCATGGGGATGGATAAGCCGCAGTTATCCTCGGATGATTTGAAAGACCGTCTGTTGCAATATGCCTATTTGATGCGCTTCCACCGCCCCATTGGGATTTTCTTATTGCTGTGGCCGGCGCTCTGGGCTTTATGGATTGCAGGCAATGGCCGGCCTGATGTCAAGGTCGTGGTGATTTTTGTGCTTGGCGTGATTTTGATGCGCGCGGCCGGTTGTGTCATTAACGATTACGCTGACCGGGAGTTTGATCCTCACGTGGAAAGAACCAAAGACCGGCCCATTGCCTCGGGTAAGGTCAGCCCCAGGGAAGCCTTGATGTTATTTGCAGTATTGTGTCTGCTGGCCTTCTTGCTCGTTCTCCAGCTCAATGGCCTGACCATTGCCCTGTCATTCATCGCGTTATTCCTGGCGGCCTCCTATCCCTTTACCAAACGAATCACTCAATTGCCCCAGGCGTATCTCGGCATCGCTTTTGGCTGGGCGGTGCCCATGGCTTTTGCCGCGTTAACAGGCACCGTTCCTTTGATCGCGTGGGGATTGTTTCTGGCGACTGTGCTGTGGGCGCTGGCCTATGACACCATGTATGCGATGGTGGATCGGGACGATGATTTGAAAATCGGGGTCAAGTCCACTGCTATTTTGTTTGGCCGTTATGACCGCTGGATTATCGCCGGAATCCAGGTAGCCATGTTGCTGATATTGGTATGGGTAGGACGAAGCGCCGGTTTGGGGGCATGGTATTACCTTGGATTGCTTGCGGCTGCTTGTTTTGCGGTCTACCAGCAGTATTTGATTGCCGGGCGGGAGAAGGCCAAATGCTTCCAGGCTTTCTTGAACAACCACTGGTTTGGCGCGGTGATTTTTTTAGGGTTGTTGCTGGATTATCAGAGCCATGTCTAAACACGTAAAGGGTTGATTGCCGGGGCAGGTGGCCTGATTCGTCTTGAA
This portion of the Methylothermaceae bacteria B42 genome encodes:
- a CDS encoding (p)ppGpp synthetase, with protein sequence MAELAPKLERPQDLLMTQLIEKVGSYLEPSQTELIYQAYHFADEAHADQFRLSGEPYICHPIEVALILAQEMRMDVNGIVAAILHDVIEDTPVTKDQLQEMFGGEVANLVDGVTKLTRLDCKSKMEAQAESVRKMMLAMANDLRVILVKLADRLHNMRTLGPMPADRRRRIARETLDIYAPLANRLGMNRIRLELEELAMNAMYPLRYRALSQAVKRARGNRKEVIGNIEEAIRNRLREAGLSCEVNSREKHIYSIYNKMRTKGLSFNQVFDVYAVRIITDSVDECYRVLGLMHGLYKPIPGRFKDYIALPKDNGYQSLHTVLVGPYGLPVEVQIRTRDMHRVAESGIAAHWLYKKEVDDDGYGPKARAYAWVKEFLEHQQSEGSSLEFIDNLKVDLFPSEIYVFTPDGDIVKLPQGATALDFAYAVHTEIGNACVGARVNGQLVPLHSALYNGQTVEVVTKEWAKPNPSWLNYVVTAKARSAIRSYLRNLKTQEAVRLGKRMLEAELRKLDASLDTLPPEQVAEKIKAMGFEHIEQLLEEIGLGNRMALLVARQLVSEQEGLDVALDDSCGSGVPLIIKGTEGMVVSLAKCCRPIPGDSIIGFFNPGKGLVVHRSECNNVVEFQKKNVTWIPAEWDDHVESEFSVDLWVVLFDQRGTLARVASTIAECDANIENFVVTQQDSHTSTDVITISVKDRVHLAKLIRRLRQLDVVLKIQRVKSR
- a CDS encoding reactive intermediate/imine deaminase, whose amino-acid sequence is MTKEIISTPDAPQAIGTYSQAVKIDGVVYLSGQIPLDPETMTLVEGSIEVQIRRVFDNLQAVCQAAGGSLNDIVKLTVYLRNLDHFPQVNEIMATYFSQPYPARAAVGVSALPKGAGVEMDAVMVLE
- a CDS encoding ATP-dependent DNA helicase RecG (catalyzes branch migration in Holliday junction intermediates), which encodes MAAVSAAFPPVLSLKGAGPALAAKLQRLGVMDVRDLVLLAPLRYEDRSKILPIASASQGKCLIEGEVVLTDITGRSRPMLVCRLCDSSGSLDLRFFHFNAGMRNRLIPGTRWRCFGEVKVSSFGKEMIHPQMEPADASLPGIVPIYPAVAGVTQKVLRRLIGQALTLFESHPQWLPCVSPVSEQAAMTTLQALKFLHQPPAEAEVVLLNSGSHPVQQRLAWEELLAHHLSLQSLQDFRQTGQGPKMEAPSFLIDTFLSSLPFPLTDAQRRVFAEIQANLGSGRPMGRLVQGDVGCGKTVVAALAALVSHGSGYQTVLMVPTELLAEQHFQTWRQWLSPLEIEVHLLTSKMSGKDRRQVLAAMKDSSKAVFIGTHALFQREVHFARLGLVIVDEQHRFGVDQRLTLKAKGEQVIPHYLVMTATPIPRTLAMLRYGDMAVSVIDQLPPGRQPVETRVMSQKRREELIARLQTWIKQGRQAYWVCTLIEESEALDCEAAEDTASALQSSLPGVRIGLVHGRMKPVEKEQVMTAFKQGEIDLLVATTVIEVGVDVPNAGLMVIDNAERLGLAQLHQLRGRVGRGPGQSYCILLYKPPLTDIARQRLDFVRQCNDGFALAEKDLELRGPGEVLGTRQSGALQFKMADPVRDQNLLLKVQKDAKALREHEGASIPTLLKFWLGDGNQYADV
- the ubiA gene encoding 4-hydroxybenzoate octaprenyltransferase (catalyzes the conversion of 4-Hydroxybenzoate into 3-octaprenyl-4-hydroxybenzoate, as part of the ubiquinone biosynthesis pathway) yields the protein MKDRLLQYAYLMRFHRPIGIFLLLWPALWALWIAGNGRPDVKVVVIFVLGVILMRAAGCVINDYADREFDPHVERTKDRPIASGKVSPREALMLFAVLCLLAFLLVLQLNGLTIALSFIALFLAASYPFTKRITQLPQAYLGIAFGWAVPMAFAALTGTVPLIAWGLFLATVLWALAYDTMYAMVDRDDDLKIGVKSTAILFGRYDRWIIAGIQVAMLLILVWVGRSAGLGAWYYLGLLAAACFAVYQQYLIAGREKAKCFQAFLNNHWFGAVIFLGLLLDYQSHV